One genomic segment of Methanorbis rubei includes these proteins:
- a CDS encoding DUF1959 family protein gives MDLIYERNLQPMKLAVLKGTRQDQAVVALAERLGINRQKMRKILINNCDMMTLENLGPRLEAADAAAKAAAAAGDEISDALSLPHLTTATGILSEVAAAELRRRAESDTAIAELLAEIVEAVS, from the coding sequence ATGGATCTGATCTACGAACGAAATCTTCAGCCGATGAAACTTGCAGTTCTCAAGGGAACCAGGCAGGATCAGGCAGTGGTCGCTCTTGCCGAACGGCTGGGCATCAACCGACAAAAAATGCGAAAAATTCTGATCAACAACTGTGATATGATGACGCTGGAAAATCTCGGGCCACGGCTTGAGGCAGCAGATGCAGCAGCGAAAGCTGCCGCGGCTGCTGGCGACGAGATCTCAGACGCTCTTTCTCTTCCGCATCTGACAACTGCAACAGGCATTCTCTCTGAAGTAGCTGCCGCAGAACTTCGCCGCCGTGCTGAGTCCGACACCGCGATTGCAGAACTTCTCGCAGAAATTGTGGAGGCAGTTTCATGA
- a CDS encoding nickel-dependent hydrogenase large subunit, protein MKKVVDISLPIGPVHPCFKEPARIKCETIGERVIATEVELGYVKKGIEKIMVGRPWQETIFLAERVCGICSVVHNTVIVGALEQISGIGVSPRAAHLRIILNELDRMQSHLLANYSYCYTIEHETLAMYLLNLRETVMDAIEIMTGTRIMAAYVVPGGVREDITNETAEKIREAIAHVEAELPRFVKMFATGPMIALRSKGIGILSEKDAKESGVVGPTARASGIPRDARANDPLYKELGWKMITRPEGDNFARIMLRFDELFQSTTIIKNALAALPQGPIRLGGRVTAGRCKHTIEAPRGDLTYDIELDAEGQVISVAIQTPSIMNVEVGTHAMMKNLASAADVTSTFISADPCIACAER, encoded by the coding sequence ATGAAGAAAGTGGTTGACATCTCGCTCCCGATCGGACCGGTGCATCCCTGCTTCAAGGAGCCGGCACGAATCAAATGCGAAACCATAGGCGAACGGGTGATCGCAACCGAAGTCGAGCTTGGCTACGTGAAAAAGGGCATCGAAAAGATCATGGTCGGCAGACCCTGGCAGGAGACGATTTTTCTTGCAGAACGCGTCTGCGGCATCTGTTCGGTCGTCCATAACACGGTAATTGTCGGGGCGCTGGAGCAAATCAGCGGCATCGGCGTATCGCCCAGAGCCGCACATCTGCGAATTATCCTCAATGAACTTGACCGGATGCAGAGCCATCTGCTTGCAAACTACTCGTACTGCTACACAATCGAGCATGAGACGCTTGCGATGTATCTGTTAAATCTCCGTGAGACCGTGATGGATGCAATCGAGATCATGACCGGCACACGCATTATGGCAGCATATGTTGTGCCGGGCGGCGTTCGCGAGGACATCACGAACGAGACCGCGGAAAAAATTCGGGAAGCGATCGCTCATGTGGAAGCAGAGCTTCCAAGATTTGTGAAGATGTTTGCAACAGGCCCGATGATTGCTCTCCGGTCCAAAGGGATCGGCATTCTGAGCGAAAAAGATGCAAAGGAAAGCGGGGTTGTAGGACCGACAGCAAGGGCAAGCGGTATTCCCCGCGATGCCCGGGCAAACGACCCGCTCTACAAAGAACTCGGCTGGAAGATGATCACGCGACCCGAAGGCGACAACTTCGCCCGCATCATGCTGCGGTTTGACGAACTGTTCCAGTCGACAACAATCATCAAAAATGCCCTTGCGGCTCTCCCGCAGGGACCAATTCGGCTCGGCGGACGTGTGACTGCCGGACGCTGCAAACACACGATTGAAGCGCCGCGGGGAGATCTGACGTACGATATCGAACTGGATGCAGAAGGTCAGGTCATCTCGGTCGCCATTCAGACGCCGTCAATCATGAACGTGGAAGTGGGAACGCATGCGATGATGAAAAATCTCGCATCAGCAGCTGACGTGACCTCGACCTTCATCAGTGCAGACCCCTGCATTGCCTGTGCGGAGCGGTAA
- a CDS encoding 4Fe-4S binding protein produces the protein MSVLSYFKEFARPAWIKKFFAAKTAPLAAPAYFRDFPELTGNDCTHCLECRMICPAPGAIDVVLRENGKWEPQIIRGHCFRCGYCVEICPEEVMTAGDILARKHEQRLAFTHEYEVQVHRKLCMGCGNCTTACPVNREIDPEMGAGGTSVSDDLLMKVVKGRNTVLHNELCKGCKVCEDTCPNGAMHVARRVQAVQKEEP, from the coding sequence ATGAGCGTTTTGTCTTACTTCAAAGAGTTTGCAAGGCCTGCATGGATAAAAAAATTCTTTGCCGCAAAAACTGCACCGCTCGCCGCTCCCGCATACTTCCGTGACTTCCCCGAGCTCACCGGCAACGACTGCACGCACTGCCTTGAGTGCAGAATGATCTGTCCGGCTCCGGGAGCAATCGACGTGGTTCTGCGCGAAAACGGAAAATGGGAGCCGCAGATTATTCGCGGCCACTGCTTCCGGTGCGGCTACTGTGTGGAAATATGCCCTGAAGAGGTGATGACCGCAGGAGATATTCTCGCTCGCAAACACGAACAGAGACTTGCCTTCACGCACGAGTACGAGGTGCAGGTTCACCGAAAGCTCTGCATGGGATGCGGCAACTGCACGACAGCATGTCCCGTAAACCGCGAGATCGATCCAGAGATGGGGGCCGGAGGAACATCAGTCTCTGACGACCTTCTGATGAAGGTCGTGAAAGGAAGAAACACGGTTCTGCACAACGAGCTCTGCAAAGGCTGCAAGGTCTGTGAGGACACCTGCCCGAACGGGGCGATGCATGTCGCAAGACGCGTTCAAGCAGTACAAAAGGAGGAGCCGTAA